From Micromonospora echinospora, one genomic window encodes:
- a CDS encoding type I polyketide synthase, whose product MPSDQIAIVGMAAVLPGAGDLDNYWRNLVGGFDAITQVPPHRWDPEFYDPAQAHRPDRVYCRRGGFVDEFATFEPLRFGIMPASVPDIEPDQLIALQVAATAIDDAGGADRLPAADRVGVFLGRGGSISPAAARYALRVRMTSQTINLLRELIPDLPESRLEAVRARFDERLGKHQPEGTIGLVPNLVASRVANRLNLRGPAYTLDAACASSLIAVDQAITELTNGRLDAVLAGGVHHVHDIGFWSIFSQLGALSRRGEIRPFDSAADGLLIGEGTGIVVLKRMTDAVRDGDRIYAVIRGSGGSSDGRAASMVNPASEGQVLAIRQAWAAAGLDPTAPDALGLLEAHGTATPTGDAVELATVAEVFGPHRGGPRPVIGSVKSMIGHTMPAAGSAALIKAALAVYHGVLLPTLHCDTPRPELAHTRFAPISGAQPWESDGPRRAAVNAFGFGGINAHIILEEAPDAFASRRGGNGTTGLASRAVPAPVAGNTTAAVTVEEPDEVLWLAAPNPAALARLLDTDDHAVRALGVARARQAGPAGAGAGHRVPADERCRLGLVDPDTKRLATARRAVAKGLPWHGARDIWFSPDPLLAGDSPGQLAFVFPGLETEFSPRTADVAAHFGLPDRQWSTDDLGRHGAGVIEVGKLLDDALHRVGITPHAVAGYSIGEWTAAATTGLISSSSVDEFLALFNSTAVETPGRVFAVVGGAAQQITARLACYPGVVLTHDNAPAQCIVNGPEDEIDRLVEALRGDGILCQKLPFRAAFHTPVFASGLESIGAALPRWQVRSARVPVWSATLRAPLPAEPARVLEISARHMLEPVWFRQTIAAMHDAGIRVFLQVGAGQLASVIADNLRGRDHLAMPVNVAHRGGLNQLRRVATALWVEGAAPDLRALDPAATGRARAAAPTAAQAVAPAQAPPTAAKPGAPAAQPARRGPVMRLDLGGALIRFGEGADKLLGVSVSADQSAGDANGTEGTSGAVGGSRSVAREATAAVASQAPKAAVVTSAAVTPHAPVGPPRSPTLARLHALAGRSSAAAELASLLSDPTDGLVADGGIGQPPPSPPPRVHRTVLRVALDTMPYLRDHCFFVQPEDWPEPEDRWPVMPGTTALHHMMEAAQQAAPGMRVVGVHGARFNLWCIAAPPQDVEITVKPTGPGQFSVTFGNYARSTVQVAPDYPADRPTFWQHDPATEQPPRISAEEMYAGRFVFHGPLFRGVTKVHAVGDMHIRGVVTAPSPPGGLLDSTFQLVANWIVTTQPFSALPVGIGQARFFGPPPAPGTACECIARARSTDDAQHVFDIQLAVDGRVWAQLDGCIERRFKSHPTLPEERFPERHPMSLRQPEGWTMAVDCWPDLVTRGMTARGILGNRGYTDYERQPPKARKQWLLGRLAAIDAVRFPLWEGGHAEVYPIELTITNDPNGRPRVHPRPGRGFGAWDVSLAHVAEIGVAIAGPRAPDALPGAPGVGIDAVEITEPPVDAVASALSEPERRLLDSLLAGGEDGHLWFARFSVAKEAAAKAEGTGLAGDPRRFTVVAAASAALTVEVGDRIYQVALREVSNPEGLPPRRYVVGWTWGPEPAHRTGRV is encoded by the coding sequence ATGCCCAGCGACCAGATCGCGATCGTGGGGATGGCCGCGGTGCTGCCCGGCGCGGGTGACCTCGACAACTACTGGCGCAACCTGGTCGGGGGTTTCGACGCGATCACCCAGGTGCCGCCGCACCGGTGGGATCCGGAGTTCTACGACCCGGCGCAGGCGCACCGGCCGGACCGGGTGTACTGCCGCCGGGGCGGCTTCGTTGACGAGTTTGCCACCTTCGAACCGCTGCGGTTCGGCATCATGCCGGCGTCCGTCCCCGACATCGAGCCGGATCAGCTCATCGCGCTTCAGGTGGCTGCCACGGCCATCGACGATGCCGGCGGCGCCGACCGACTACCGGCCGCCGACCGAGTCGGTGTGTTTCTCGGTCGGGGTGGCAGCATCAGCCCCGCCGCGGCCCGGTACGCCCTGCGGGTGCGGATGACCAGCCAGACGATCAACCTGCTCCGGGAGCTGATCCCGGACCTGCCGGAGAGCAGGCTGGAGGCCGTGCGGGCGAGGTTCGACGAGCGGCTCGGCAAGCACCAGCCGGAGGGGACGATCGGACTCGTGCCGAACCTGGTCGCCTCCCGGGTGGCCAACCGGCTCAACCTGCGTGGTCCGGCGTACACGTTGGATGCCGCCTGTGCCTCGTCGCTGATCGCGGTGGACCAGGCGATCACCGAGCTGACCAACGGGCGGCTCGACGCGGTCCTCGCCGGAGGCGTGCACCACGTGCACGACATCGGTTTCTGGTCGATATTCAGCCAGCTCGGCGCGTTGTCGCGGCGGGGCGAGATCCGGCCGTTCGACAGCGCGGCGGACGGGCTGCTCATCGGCGAGGGAACCGGGATCGTCGTACTGAAGCGGATGACCGACGCGGTGCGCGACGGCGATCGGATCTACGCGGTGATCCGCGGCAGCGGGGGATCCAGCGACGGGCGCGCCGCGAGCATGGTCAACCCGGCCAGCGAAGGGCAGGTGTTGGCCATTCGGCAGGCCTGGGCCGCAGCCGGTCTTGATCCGACCGCCCCGGACGCGCTGGGCCTGCTGGAGGCACACGGCACCGCGACGCCGACGGGCGACGCCGTCGAACTCGCCACCGTCGCCGAGGTGTTCGGTCCGCACCGGGGCGGGCCACGGCCGGTGATCGGGTCGGTGAAGTCGATGATCGGACACACCATGCCGGCGGCCGGCAGCGCAGCCCTGATCAAGGCGGCCCTGGCCGTGTACCACGGCGTGCTCCTGCCGACGCTGCACTGCGACACACCGCGTCCGGAGCTGGCGCACACCCGGTTCGCGCCGATCAGCGGCGCCCAGCCGTGGGAGAGCGACGGACCCCGCCGTGCCGCCGTCAACGCCTTCGGGTTCGGTGGCATCAACGCCCACATCATCCTGGAGGAGGCACCGGACGCCTTCGCCTCCCGTCGGGGGGGCAACGGCACGACCGGGCTGGCGTCCCGCGCCGTGCCGGCGCCCGTGGCCGGCAACACCACGGCGGCGGTCACCGTCGAAGAGCCCGACGAGGTGCTGTGGCTGGCCGCCCCGAACCCGGCCGCACTGGCCCGCCTGCTCGACACCGACGACCACGCCGTCCGCGCCCTCGGCGTCGCCCGGGCCCGACAGGCCGGTCCCGCCGGCGCTGGCGCTGGCCACCGGGTTCCGGCGGACGAGCGCTGCCGGCTCGGTCTCGTCGATCCCGACACCAAACGCCTCGCCACCGCCCGGCGTGCCGTCGCCAAGGGGCTGCCCTGGCACGGCGCCCGGGACATCTGGTTCAGCCCTGACCCGCTGCTGGCCGGCGATTCCCCCGGCCAGTTGGCCTTCGTGTTTCCCGGACTGGAGACGGAGTTCAGCCCGCGCACCGCGGACGTCGCGGCGCACTTCGGCCTGCCCGACCGGCAGTGGTCCACCGACGACCTGGGCCGGCACGGCGCCGGCGTGATCGAGGTCGGCAAGCTGCTCGACGACGCCCTGCACCGTGTCGGGATCACCCCACACGCGGTCGCCGGGTACAGCATCGGTGAGTGGACCGCCGCCGCCACCACCGGACTGATCAGCTCGTCATCCGTGGACGAGTTCCTCGCCCTGTTCAACTCGACGGCGGTGGAGACGCCCGGCCGCGTGTTCGCCGTCGTCGGCGGGGCCGCGCAACAGATCACCGCGCGGCTCGCCTGCTACCCAGGGGTGGTCCTCACCCACGACAACGCGCCCGCCCAGTGCATCGTCAACGGGCCCGAGGACGAGATCGACCGCCTCGTGGAGGCACTGCGCGGCGACGGGATCCTGTGCCAGAAGCTGCCGTTCCGCGCCGCCTTCCACACCCCGGTGTTCGCCTCCGGGCTGGAGTCCATCGGCGCGGCCCTACCCCGCTGGCAGGTGCGGTCCGCCCGGGTGCCCGTCTGGTCCGCCACCCTCCGGGCACCGTTGCCCGCCGAGCCGGCCCGCGTGCTGGAGATCTCCGCACGGCACATGCTCGAACCGGTCTGGTTCCGCCAGACCATCGCGGCCATGCACGACGCCGGCATCCGGGTCTTCCTCCAGGTCGGAGCCGGGCAGCTCGCCTCGGTCATCGCCGACAACCTGCGCGGCCGCGACCACCTCGCGATGCCGGTCAACGTCGCGCATCGGGGCGGGCTGAACCAACTGCGCCGCGTCGCCACGGCGCTGTGGGTGGAGGGCGCCGCACCGGATCTGCGTGCCCTCGACCCGGCGGCCACGGGTCGGGCCCGAGCTGCCGCGCCGACCGCCGCCCAAGCTGTGGCGCCCGCCCAAGCCCCGCCGACCGCCGCCAAGCCTGGGGCGCCCGCCGCCCAGCCCGCCCGCCGTGGCCCGGTCATGCGGCTCGATCTCGGCGGCGCGCTGATCCGGTTCGGCGAGGGAGCCGACAAGCTGCTCGGCGTCTCGGTGTCCGCGGACCAATCGGCGGGTGACGCGAACGGCACCGAGGGCACGAGCGGCGCAGTCGGTGGGTCCAGGTCGGTTGCTCGGGAAGCGACGGCCGCCGTGGCATCGCAGGCCCCGAAGGCCGCGGTGGTGACGTCGGCGGCCGTGACCCCGCACGCCCCGGTCGGCCCGCCGAGGTCGCCGACCCTGGCCAGGCTGCACGCCCTCGCCGGACGCTCCAGCGCCGCCGCGGAACTCGCCTCGTTGCTCAGCGACCCCACGGACGGTCTGGTCGCCGACGGCGGAATCGGGCAGCCGCCGCCGTCACCGCCGCCGCGCGTCCACCGTACGGTTCTGCGGGTCGCCCTGGACACGATGCCGTACCTGCGCGACCACTGCTTCTTCGTGCAGCCCGAGGACTGGCCCGAACCGGAGGACCGCTGGCCCGTGATGCCGGGCACCACCGCCCTGCACCACATGATGGAGGCCGCCCAGCAGGCGGCACCCGGCATGCGGGTCGTCGGCGTGCACGGTGCCCGGTTCAACCTCTGGTGCATCGCCGCGCCGCCCCAGGACGTCGAGATCACCGTCAAGCCCACCGGTCCCGGCCAATTCTCGGTGACCTTCGGCAACTACGCCCGCTCGACAGTCCAGGTGGCACCGGACTACCCGGCCGACCGTCCGACGTTCTGGCAGCACGACCCCGCCACGGAACAGCCGCCACGGATCAGCGCCGAGGAGATGTACGCCGGACGGTTCGTGTTCCACGGCCCCCTGTTCCGCGGCGTGACCAAGGTGCACGCCGTCGGCGACATGCACATCCGGGGCGTGGTGACCGCCCCGTCCCCGCCCGGCGGACTGCTCGACAGCACCTTCCAGCTGGTGGCCAACTGGATCGTCACAACGCAACCGTTCTCGGCGCTGCCGGTGGGAATCGGACAGGCACGGTTCTTCGGTCCGCCGCCAGCGCCCGGTACAGCCTGCGAGTGCATCGCCCGCGCGCGCTCGACCGACGACGCGCAGCACGTCTTCGACATCCAACTCGCCGTCGACGGCCGGGTGTGGGCGCAGCTCGACGGCTGCATCGAGCGACGGTTCAAGAGCCACCCCACCCTGCCGGAGGAACGTTTCCCGGAGCGCCACCCAATGTCGCTGCGGCAGCCGGAGGGCTGGACCATGGCCGTCGACTGCTGGCCAGACCTGGTCACCCGCGGCATGACCGCGCGCGGCATCCTCGGCAACAGGGGCTACACCGACTACGAGCGGCAGCCGCCCAAGGCGCGCAAGCAGTGGCTGCTCGGCCGGCTCGCGGCTATCGACGCCGTCCGGTTCCCGCTGTGGGAAGGCGGCCACGCCGAGGTCTATCCGATCGAGTTGACCATCACGAACGATCCGAACGGCCGGCCCCGGGTGCACCCGCGCCCCGGCCGTGGCTTCGGCGCCTGGGACGTCTCGCTCGCCCACGTCGCCGAGATCGGGGTGGCGATCGCCGGGCCCCGCGCGCCGGACGCGCTGCCCGGCGCGCCGGGCGTCGGC